Sequence from the Streptomyces sp. NBC_00440 genome:
TCGAACATGACCCTGGTCGAGGGCGACACCGGGGTCATCGTCATCGACCCGCTGATTTCCGCCGAGACCGCGGCCGCCGCGCTCGCCCTGTACCGCGAGCACCGCGGGAAGCGCCCGGTCACGGGGATGATCTACACGCACTCGCACGGCGACCACTTCGGCGGCTCCCGCGGGATCCTGCCGCACGGCCACCCGCCGGTGCCTGTCCTCGCCCCGGCCGGGTTCCTGGAGCACGCGGTCGCGGAGAACGTGTACGCGGGCGGTGCGATGACCCGCCGCGCGGTCTACATGTACGGCGCCGAACTGGACAAGGGCCCCGCCGGGCATATCGGCGCGGGGCTGGGGATGACGACGTCCAAGGGCACGATCACCCTCGTGCCGCCGACGGTGGACATCACCCGCACCGGCCAGGAAGAGACCCTCGACGGGGTGCGGATCGTCTTCCAGATGACGCCGGGCACCGAGGCCCCCTCGGAGATGAACTTCTACTTCCCCGACCGGCGCACGCTGTGCATGGCGGAGAACGCGACCCACAACATGCACAACATCCTGACCCTGCGCGGCGCGGTGGTCCGCGACACCCGCATCTGGGCCCACTACCTGGGCGAGACGATCACCCTGTTCGGCGACCGGGCGGAGGTCGCGTTCGCCTCCCACCACTGGCCCACCTGGGGCCGGGACCGCATCGTCGAACATCTGGCGGGGCAGCGGGACATGTGGGCGTACCTGCACGACCAGACCCTGCGCATGACCAACCAGGGACTGACCGGCATGGAGATCGCCGAGCGGATCGAGCTGCCGCCGGCGATCGCGAACCGGTGGGCCAACCGTGGTTACTACGGCTCGGTCAGTCACAACGTGAAGGCCATCTACCAGCGCTACATGGGCTGGTTCGACGGCAACCCCGCCCACCTGTGGGAGCACCCGCCGGTCGAGCAGGCCAAGCGGTTCGCCGCCGACTACGGCGGCGTGTCCGCGCTGGTCGCCAAGGGCCAGGAGTACGCGGCCTCCGGGGACCTGCGCTTCGCCGCGACCCTGCTGGGGCACGCCGTCTTCGCCGCCCCCGACGACGCCACCGCCACGCAGGCACTGGCCGCGGTGTACGAAAAGCTCGGCTACGGCGCGGAGAACGGCACCTGGCGCAACTTCTACCTGATGGGCGCCCAGGAACTGCGCGGCACCGTCGCGCACACCGCGCTGGAGACGACCAACCCCGAGATGGCGATGGCGCTCACCGTCGACATGCTCATCGACTCCCTCGCCATCCGCGTCGACGGCCCGCGCGCGTGGAACGAGAAGCTCACGATGAGCTGGAACGTCACGGACGAGGGCCGTACCTGGCACCTGCTGCTGTCCAACGGAGCCCTCACCTACCGCAGCACCGGCCCGGAGGCGAGCGACCCGGTCCCGGCCGCCGACCTGACCTTGACCCTGACCAAACCGCAACTCCTCGCCGTCCTGGCCGGCAAGGGACTGGACGGCGTCCACGTCCAGGGTGATCCCCAGGTCCTCGCGACCCTGGTCGGCCTGCTCGACACCCCCGACCCCGATTTCGCCATCGTCACGCCGTGACCGGCGCGGTGGGCCCCCTCGGTTTCGGATCTTTCGCATTCACCGGCGGGGGCACTCTCATCAACCTGGTCGCGGCGACCACACGGCAGGCCCGTGCACGGCAGACACGTGCACGGCAGGCCCCCGGGACGACAGCCCCGGGACGGCTGGGTACAGGAGCCCTGCGGCCCCGGAGTCAGACCCCCGCGCGCCAGCCCCGGCGCCGTGCACGCGGGAGCACCACCGCGAAGAACGCCGTCAGCGCGATGAGCCCCGCCGCGCCACCGGCCACAGCGACCGCGCCCGCGTGGGCGCTGTGCCCGGTACTGGCCGCGAGCTGCGGTGCGGGTTCGGGGCGTGCGGGGCGGGGCGCCGACGTGGGCAGTACGGCTGTCACCGCGCCCGCCGGGTCGACCGTTCCGGCGCCCGTCAGCGACCGGGTGCCAGCCGCCCCCGGGTACGCCGTCGACGTCAGCCGGTCCGTGAGCTGCTGGGCGGTCAGGCCGGGACGGTAGCTGTCCACCAGTGCGGCCGTACCCGCCACGAAACCGGTCGCCAGGTCGGCGCCGCTGCCGCTGAAGTGCCCGCCTCCGCCCGGGCCGATGCTCATGAGACTGGTGCCGGGGGCCGCGATGCCGGGGGCCGTCGCGGGCGCGGCCCTCTGGTCGGGGCCACCCCCGGGGGTGAGCGCGGCGACGGCCAGCACGCCCGGCAGCGCTGCCGGATAGGCGGCCGGTGCCGCCTCCCCGGACGAGTTGCTCGGCCCGTACGCCGGGGCCACGACCAGTGCGTCGTGCCGCACCGCATCCCGTACCGCCGAGGTGAGCGAGGCGCTGCCGCGGTTCAGCGCGAGCGGCACATCCACCACCCGGGCCCCGCCCGCCACCGCCGCCCGGATTCCGGCGGCCACCTTGTCGGCGGTCGCCGACCCGTCCGCGCCGGTCACCCGGACCGCCAGGATCCGCGCGTCGGGCGCGACCCCTGCGAACCCGACGCCGGACTTCTGCCCGGCCGCGACGATCCCCGCCACGAAGGTGCCGTGCCCGACGCAGTCCTTGCCCGCGGTCCCGCCCGACACGACATCGGGCCCGGCGGTCACCCGCCCCGCCAGCGCGGGTGCCCCGCCGGCATCGACCCCGGTGTCGACCACGGCGACGGTCACCCCGGCGCCGCGCGCGGAGGGCCAGGCCCGGGAGGGCGCGATGTACCGCTGCGGCCAGGGAGTCAGGTCGGAGTGCTTCTTCGACGGCCGGACACAACCGCCCGCCGCGGGCGGCGCGGACGAGACGGCGGGCAGCGTCGGGGAGTCGTCGGCCACCGCGGGAGCGGCCGTCCCCGCGACGGTGGCCGCGCCCGCGAGGAGCGTGACGAGGGCGGCTGTGGCCGGGAGTTGAGCGAGGCGGGGCGGCATGTGCGTGATCCTATCGACCGTGCGGCGCGGGCCGGTGCTGCGTCCCGCGGTCCGGGCCGCACCCGGCCTCTCCGTTGTGGACGCCCGGTGGACGGCGGACGAATTGCCCGCGTGACCCGGCCGGTGGCTACGCGGGCCTGACCCTGTTGCGGGAGGACAGCGAGATCCTCACCGTCGAGTACAAGATCAACCTGCCGGCGCCCGCCGTGGGTGAGCACATCGAGGCCATCGGGACGGTGCTGAAGTCCGGACGCACGCTGACCGTCTGCCAGTTGGAGGTGTACGGCGTGCACGGTGACGGTACGCGCCAGCTCGTCGCGAACGGGCAGCAGACGCTGATGGGCGTCGGCCGGCCCGCCCGGTGACCGGCTGACGCCCCGTTCGCGCCGGGGCGCTACAGCTTGCCTGCCTCCCGGACGGTGTGGAGGTGGACCAGGACGTCGTAGGCCCTGCCGACGGCGATCTCGGGCGTCTTGTCGTTCGGGTACTGCGTGCCGACGTTGTATGTCGGCCGCGAGATGTCCAGCCAGCTGCGGGCTGCGGCAGGGGCCTTGCGCAGGTCGGCGTAGTAGTCGCGGTACCGGACCTGGTCGAGCGTGTACTCGTTCGTGCCGGGGCCGGCCGGGCCGACGGTGAACTTCTTCCACTCGCCGCCGAGCGCCTCGTCCTTGGAGAGGAACGCGCCCCGGTCGAAGGTGGTGCCGATGGCGAGGTAGTCCGCGCCCAGGGTGTCGCGGAGGAACGAGCCCTGGGTCTTCGGGTACGTCGTGGGGTCGGAGGCGACGTAGCCTGCGTGGTCGTCGTGGGCCGACAGCAGGATCCTGCCGCCGGTGTGCCGCTGCCACCATGCCGTGGTCTCGGCCATCACCTGGTCGCGGTAGCGCTCCATGGCGGTCAACGACTCCTGGTCGCCGGGGTCGACGGTCAGGAAGGTGTAGGTCTGGGCGATGTTACGGGCGTTCTGCAGGGCGAACTCGTAGTTGTCGCCGCCCCCCGACCTCTGGCCTTGTACGAGTTCGAGTACTTGCCGCGCCTTGGCCGCGTTCTGCTGCCGCTCCGCGAGCGGCCGGTTCAGATAGGCGATGGCGTCGTCGAGCGGGCGCAGACCGGTGAGGATCTCGTTCAGGCGCGGCAGGGACTCCGGACGGGTCCGCCGTACGTAGTCGGTGACGCTGTCGAAGACCTGCTCGTCGAGCTTGGGCGCACCGATGTCGTCGCCCAGGAAGTGGACCGGGCGGTCGGGGTGCCGGCGGTTGTGGTCGCGCATCCACCGGACGAGGGTCACGAACTCCTCGCGGTCCCAGGGAGATCCGGCCATCACCTCGTGCACGACCTGCCGCGCGTCGCGGTCACCGTCGCCGTGCTGGAGGTAGTCGTCGATCCGCATACCCGCCGACCAGCTGATCTCCAGGGCGAAGGTGGTGAATCCCTTCTGCTCCACGAGGTAGCGGAAGACCCGGTCCTTCAGGGCGAAGAACTCGTGCGAGCCGTGCGTGGCCTCGCCCACGCCGACCACCTTGGCGTCGCCGGCCATCACCCCCAGGGCGTGCAGGTCGGCCGTGCCGGCGCCCGGCTCCGTCGACCGCAGCGGATGGGCGATCCGGTCCAGTGCGCGGACGGGGGCCGACGCGACGGCCGGTGCGGACGCCGCCGGCGCTGCGTACGCGGCCGCCGCGGGGGCCAGCGTCGCGGCCAGGGCGAGAGCCGCTGCCGCGAGCCGCTTCCCGTTGCCGATCATGTGTGATCACTCCCAAGGTGTTTGCTGTCGAGCGCTGCCGAGAAGATCGTCGCGCGTGCAGCGGCCCGGGCGCGCTGGGGCCGGCCCGACACCTTCCCGGGGGCTAGCCCCCCGACCCGGGATTCAGCGTGCGGCGCCCTGGGCCCTGGAGGAGCGGGCCGGGAGTGTCCTGTCCCGGGCTTCCTCATGCGCCATCACAGGTGGCTGCCGCTCGCGGCGGGCCGGATCAGCTCACACCACCAGGTCCTCCGGCAGCAGCAGCCGCAGTTCCCGCGGCCCCGCCTCCGGCATCCCGCTCAGCCGGCCCGCCTGCCGCGTCATCATCGA
This genomic interval carries:
- a CDS encoding alkyl/aryl-sulfatase, producing the protein MDELDYADRSDFEDAERGFVAALTPAVVRADDRRVIWDSDAYAFLGDDCPGTAHPSLWRQSQLCNKQGLFEVTEGIYQVRNLDLSNMTLVEGDTGVIVIDPLISAETAAAALALYREHRGKRPVTGMIYTHSHGDHFGGSRGILPHGHPPVPVLAPAGFLEHAVAENVYAGGAMTRRAVYMYGAELDKGPAGHIGAGLGMTTSKGTITLVPPTVDITRTGQEETLDGVRIVFQMTPGTEAPSEMNFYFPDRRTLCMAENATHNMHNILTLRGAVVRDTRIWAHYLGETITLFGDRAEVAFASHHWPTWGRDRIVEHLAGQRDMWAYLHDQTLRMTNQGLTGMEIAERIELPPAIANRWANRGYYGSVSHNVKAIYQRYMGWFDGNPAHLWEHPPVEQAKRFAADYGGVSALVAKGQEYAASGDLRFAATLLGHAVFAAPDDATATQALAAVYEKLGYGAENGTWRNFYLMGAQELRGTVAHTALETTNPEMAMALTVDMLIDSLAIRVDGPRAWNEKLTMSWNVTDEGRTWHLLLSNGALTYRSTGPEASDPVPAADLTLTLTKPQLLAVLAGKGLDGVHVQGDPQVLATLVGLLDTPDPDFAIVTP
- a CDS encoding S8 family serine peptidase, which encodes MPPRLAQLPATAALVTLLAGAATVAGTAAPAVADDSPTLPAVSSAPPAAGGCVRPSKKHSDLTPWPQRYIAPSRAWPSARGAGVTVAVVDTGVDAGGAPALAGRVTAGPDVVSGGTAGKDCVGHGTFVAGIVAAGQKSGVGFAGVAPDARILAVRVTGADGSATADKVAAGIRAAVAGGARVVDVPLALNRGSASLTSAVRDAVRHDALVVAPAYGPSNSSGEAAPAAYPAALPGVLAVAALTPGGGPDQRAAPATAPGIAAPGTSLMSIGPGGGGHFSGSGADLATGFVAGTAALVDSYRPGLTAQQLTDRLTSTAYPGAAGTRSLTGAGTVDPAGAVTAVLPTSAPRPARPEPAPQLAASTGHSAHAGAVAVAGGAAGLIALTAFFAVVLPRARRRGWRAGV
- a CDS encoding erythromycin esterase family protein, whose amino-acid sequence is MIGNGKRLAAAALALAATLAPAAAAYAAPAASAPAVASAPVRALDRIAHPLRSTEPGAGTADLHALGVMAGDAKVVGVGEATHGSHEFFALKDRVFRYLVEQKGFTTFALEISWSAGMRIDDYLQHGDGDRDARQVVHEVMAGSPWDREEFVTLVRWMRDHNRRHPDRPVHFLGDDIGAPKLDEQVFDSVTDYVRRTRPESLPRLNEILTGLRPLDDAIAYLNRPLAERQQNAAKARQVLELVQGQRSGGGDNYEFALQNARNIAQTYTFLTVDPGDQESLTAMERYRDQVMAETTAWWQRHTGGRILLSAHDDHAGYVASDPTTYPKTQGSFLRDTLGADYLAIGTTFDRGAFLSKDEALGGEWKKFTVGPAGPGTNEYTLDQVRYRDYYADLRKAPAAARSWLDISRPTYNVGTQYPNDKTPEIAVGRAYDVLVHLHTVREAGKL